Proteins from a genomic interval of Paenibacillus sp. RC334:
- a CDS encoding AI-2E family transporter yields the protein MVRNWMNHAGVRRGAVLAIIILVLFLLKSMMNIILLTLLLTILIGSIYNGVTKLIKRFANVPPTIVLLLVYVLLILIIVWGVYRMVPLISVQVKQVYLMIQQAYMYPDRNQWNETIIEFMDTLNVQRLFEPGLNAVMKVSQLGTQLLVSIILSLFFLMEKSYITRFTATFKHSKLGWFFEEVGHFGRMFLDTFGKVLEAQLLISLINCILTTIALWIMGFPNLLGLALIIFVLGLVPVAGVFISLLPLGLIAFSVGGIHYVIYLIILIVVIHAIEAYFLNPKLMSSKTNLPIFFTFVVLIFSEHLIGIWGLIVGIPLFVFFLDLIGVQRKQEKDT from the coding sequence ATGGTAAGAAATTGGATGAATCATGCGGGTGTTAGGCGGGGAGCCGTCCTTGCGATAATCATTTTGGTGTTGTTTTTATTAAAGAGCATGATGAATATTATTTTGTTAACCCTGCTGCTTACGATCCTGATCGGCAGTATATATAACGGAGTGACCAAGCTGATCAAGCGGTTCGCCAATGTGCCGCCTACGATTGTGTTGCTACTGGTGTATGTGTTGCTGATTCTGATCATCGTATGGGGAGTTTACCGGATGGTGCCGCTGATTAGCGTGCAGGTCAAGCAGGTGTATCTCATGATTCAGCAAGCGTATATGTACCCGGATCGTAACCAATGGAACGAAACGATTATCGAATTTATGGATACACTTAATGTTCAACGGCTATTTGAGCCTGGCTTGAATGCAGTCATGAAAGTAAGCCAATTGGGCACACAACTGCTGGTGTCGATTATTTTGAGCTTATTCTTCCTGATGGAAAAATCCTATATTACACGCTTTACAGCTACGTTTAAGCATAGCAAGCTGGGGTGGTTTTTTGAAGAAGTGGGTCACTTTGGCCGCATGTTCCTGGATACGTTCGGGAAGGTGCTGGAGGCTCAACTGCTGATTTCACTGATTAACTGTATATTGACCACGATTGCGCTCTGGATTATGGGTTTTCCCAATCTGCTCGGTCTTGCATTGATCATCTTCGTATTGGGTTTGGTTCCGGTGGCAGGTGTGTTCATCTCACTGTTGCCGCTCGGTCTGATCGCCTTTAGCGTCGGAGGCATTCATTATGTCATCTACCTGATCATTCTGATCGTGGTGATCCATGCGATTGAAGCTTATTTCCTGAATCCGAAGCTGATGTCATCCAAAACCAATTTACCGATTTTCTTTACCTTTGTCGTCCTGATTTTCTCTGAGCATCTGATTGGGATTTGGGGGTTGATTGTCGGTATTCCGCTGTTCGTCTTCTTCCTCGATCTGATCGGGGTACAGCGCAAGCAAGAGAAGGATACCTGA
- a CDS encoding ketopantoate reductase family protein, with product MRFLIVGAGAIGGYFGGRLVQKGEDVTFFVRPSKKSQLEENGLIVKSVHGDFQTPIRAITYGEAVEPFDCIIVAVKAYHLPQLQFDLEPYIGDHTMILPLLNGYEHFDSLRKQFGPEKVLGGLCYIETTLDHDGSVVQTSPFHRIVFGEWNGVQSERTQILLNHLDHAGFTVTRSQDIQREVWQKYIFVASLSGITTLMDTSVGTILATAESRAIYEKLLHEMVTLARNAGMPIDSEMEAHTLKTMESLRPEMMSSMQRDMHKKLPIEASHLHGSLLALASGSNDAYPILETVYARLKVYESLLDTI from the coding sequence ATGCGATTTTTGATTGTAGGTGCAGGGGCTATTGGAGGCTACTTCGGGGGACGTCTTGTTCAAAAAGGAGAAGACGTGACCTTCTTCGTACGTCCTTCCAAAAAATCTCAGTTGGAAGAGAACGGTCTGATTGTTAAAAGTGTTCATGGGGATTTCCAGACGCCAATCCGTGCTATTACATATGGTGAAGCTGTCGAGCCGTTCGACTGCATTATCGTTGCGGTCAAAGCATATCATCTGCCCCAATTGCAATTCGATCTTGAGCCCTATATCGGTGATCATACCATGATTCTTCCGTTACTTAACGGTTACGAACATTTTGACTCTTTACGCAAGCAATTCGGTCCGGAAAAAGTGCTGGGCGGACTTTGTTATATCGAAACTACGCTAGATCATGATGGTTCTGTCGTTCAGACAAGTCCATTCCACCGTATCGTCTTCGGTGAATGGAACGGTGTGCAATCAGAGCGTACACAAATACTGCTGAATCATCTTGATCATGCAGGCTTCACAGTCACACGAAGTCAGGATATCCAGCGTGAAGTTTGGCAGAAATATATATTTGTTGCCAGCTTGAGCGGAATCACAACACTAATGGATACCTCTGTCGGGACTATACTTGCCACGGCAGAGTCACGTGCTATATACGAAAAGCTGCTGCATGAGATGGTCACACTTGCTCGCAACGCAGGGATGCCGATTGATTCAGAGATGGAAGCTCATACATTGAAAACGATGGAGTCCTTACGACCGGAGATGATGTCATCCATGCAACGTGATATGCATAAAAAGCTTCCGATTGAAGCGAGTCACCTGCATGGTTCACTTCTTGCATTGGCTTCTGGCAGTAATGATGCATATCCGATACTTGAAACGGTATATGCCCGATTAAAGGTATATGAGAGCTTATTGGATACTATCTAA
- a CDS encoding NADPH-dependent FMN reductase, whose product MIWVDQKIKVLAISGSLRQKSSNTALLKATIGLAPDNMIFTMYNGLGELPHFNPDLDVEDGPASVKELREQLKEVDGVLICTPEYGNGVPGTLKNALDWIVSSGEFVNKPTAVISASPSPMGGNLAHASLLLTLQMINAEIVENGKVIIPHITLKLNQEGVITDSETRQELHALLQGLEQACSR is encoded by the coding sequence ATGATATGGGTGGATCAGAAAATCAAGGTACTGGCTATATCGGGGAGTCTTCGTCAAAAGTCCTCCAATACAGCCTTATTAAAGGCTACCATTGGGTTAGCGCCAGACAATATGATATTTACGATGTATAACGGATTGGGTGAGCTTCCTCATTTTAACCCGGATCTGGATGTAGAAGACGGGCCGGCTTCCGTCAAGGAGCTGCGGGAACAACTGAAAGAAGTGGATGGGGTATTGATCTGTACGCCGGAATATGGGAATGGTGTTCCGGGTACTTTGAAAAATGCATTGGATTGGATCGTTTCTTCGGGCGAATTTGTAAATAAACCTACAGCAGTTATTAGCGCGTCACCTTCTCCTATGGGTGGGAATCTGGCCCATGCCTCTCTGTTGCTCACACTGCAAATGATCAATGCCGAGATTGTGGAAAATGGAAAGGTCATTATTCCGCATATCACATTGAAGCTAAATCAGGAAGGCGTAATTACCGATTCTGAAACCAGGCAGGAGTTACATGCATTACTTCAAGGGCTTGAGCAAGCTTGCTCAAGATAG
- a CDS encoding 3-methyl-2-oxobutanoate hydroxymethyltransferase, translating into MATPKALNILQLKKMKREGLPISMITAYDYPSARLAEKAGIVHHDMLQYSSPYREKMFVKTYSDIGTLIPDSIGQFVEDVKNRSFPCEEHAFKADENVVERLYGNAKVKGGTL; encoded by the coding sequence ATGGCAACTCCAAAGGCGCTTAATATTTTGCAATTAAAGAAAATGAAACGAGAAGGTTTACCTATAAGCATGATTACGGCGTATGATTATCCGTCTGCTCGTTTGGCTGAGAAAGCTGGTATAGTCCACCATGACATGCTACAATACTCCTCTCCGTACCGGGAGAAAATGTTCGTAAAAACATATTCGGATATAGGTACTCTGATCCCCGACAGCATCGGGCAATTTGTCGAAGACGTAAAGAATCGTTCTTTTCCGTGCGAAGAGCATGCTTTTAAGGCAGATGAGAACGTAGTAGAACGGCTGTATGGGAATGCAAAAGTAAAGGGAGGGACCCTATGA